From a single Nicotiana tomentosiformis chromosome 2, ASM39032v3, whole genome shotgun sequence genomic region:
- the LOC104090161 gene encoding GDSL esterase/lipase At5g03820-like, with product MGFLKCFLGTTLLLVVVFSVSNGDPLVPALNIFGDSVVDVGNNNNLSTLIKANFPPYGRDFVTHRPTGRFCNGKLATDFTAEYLGFTSYPPAYFSPEARGKNILTGVNFASAASGYYDRTPQLYRALTLAQQLNNYREWQGKVVNLVGRTQANNIFSGGIHLLSAGSSDFIQNYYINPMLNRVYSPDRFSDMLMQSYSSFVQNLYNLGARKIGVTTLPPTGCLPAAITLFGAGSNQCVARLNQDAVFFNRKLNTTSDNLKSRLPGLKLVVFDIYQPLLDLITKPTDNGFFESRRACCGTGTLETSFLCNVRSIGTCSNATQYVFWDGFHPSEAANEKLAQSLLEQGFDLIS from the exons ATGGGATTCTTGAAATGTTTCTTAGGTACTACTCTTCTTCTTGTTGTGGTATTTTCTGTGTCAAATGGAGATCCTCTAGTTCCAGCTTTGAACATTTTTGGAGACTCTGTAGTTGATGTTGGAAATAATAACAATTTAAGCACTCTAATCAAGGCAAATTTTCCTCCTTATGGAAGAGATTTTGTTACGCACAGACCAACAGGAAGGTTTTGCAATGGAAAGCTGGCCACTGACTTCACTG CTGAATATCTTGGGTTCACTTCATATCCACCAGCTTACTTTAGCCCAGAAGCAAGAGGGAAAAACATACTCACTGGTGTCAACTTTGCTTCTGCTGCTTCTGGTTATTATGACAGGACTCCTCAACTTTAT CGCGCGCTTACACTGGCACAACAACTAAATAATTACAGGGAGTGGCAAGGAAAAGTAGTGAATTTGGTAGGGAGGACACAGGCTAATAACATATTCTCAGGAGGAATACATCTTTTAAGTGCAGGTAGCAGTGATTTTATTCAGAACTATTATATCAATCCAATGCTCAACAGGGTCTACTCACCTGATCGGTTCTCGGACATGCTTATGCAGTCTTATTCTTCATTTGTTCAG AACCTCTATAATTTGGGAGCAAGGAAAATTGGTGTCACAACTCTGCCGCCAACGGGTTGTTTGCCAGCAGCCATTACTTTATTTGGTGCAGGAAGCAATCAATGTGTAGCAAGATTGAACCAAGATGCAGTTTTCTTCAACAGAAAACTCAACACAACATCAGACAATTTGAAGAGCAGACTTCCTGGCCTTAAACTTGTAGTTTTCGACATCTATCAGCCTCTCTTGGATCTCATCACTAAACCTACCGATAATG GATTCTTCGAATCGAGGAGAGCTTGTTGTGGGACTGGTACATTAGAAACATCATTCCTTTGCAATGTGAGGTCAATAGGGACATGCTCCAATGCAACACAATACGTATTCTGGGATGGATTCCATCCCTCTGAAGCTGCCAATGAGAAATTAGCTCAAAGTCTACTGGAGCAGGGTTTTGATCTCATCTCTTAA